The Zea mays cultivar B73 chromosome 7, Zm-B73-REFERENCE-NAM-5.0, whole genome shotgun sequence DNA segment CCTGGAGTTGCTCCGCTTGATCTGGCCGATGCAGGACACCTTGGGCGACGACGGCTCGGGCGTCATGTACCCGGACCGGTTCCTGCCTCCGCCGCCGCGGGCCTCCGGCGGGACGATGGAGACAATGGGGCCCGAGAAGCCGTTGCGGTGGTTGAATGAGGACCTGGTCCCGACGCTGGCGGACGGGAAGGTGAACGAGAAGAAGGCGACGGTGGACTTGAGGAAGGAGGCCAGCCCGCCGCCGGTGAAGCTCCTTGACCTAGCGTGCTTCTTCTGCTTCTGCTTCTTCTCCATGGAAAATGGAACCAACTCGATCGGCTACTTGTTGCTCGCGCTGTAGCTTAGCTGATTGTTCGTGAGACCTGCAACTCGGTCGATGCCTCCGCTAGCGACGTTCTCGAGAGGCGCTGTATATATATACGGGTTGAACTCCGAAGGTTTGGATATATATTGTACCGGTTGCTCCTCAGATTCATGAATATTGTTGAGTTTTGTGAAATATAAGATTTGAATGGATATTGATATCCTAAATAAACAACTTTAACTACATAGATATGGATAAATATAAGATGAGACAGAGGATGAGTCGCGTCGCGTGTGGCGCGGTGAAACAGTTGGCGCTAGAGCAGCTGACTCCTGGAATATAAGGATCCCTCTGGCATCGTACGGTCGCGCACGCCCAGGCCCACGCTGTTGTTTCCACTACCGATTTCTTTCGGCCCAATTCCCGCACTAGGCAAGAGTTGACCACGGAAGCCCTCAAGCCCATCATCCGTCCACCAAACATGCAGTCGCATTTGCCAATCGTGCGTAAACGACATGTTACTGTACTCTATTCAGAACCTAATATGGGTATACCAGGCTAGCTCGACTTTAACCTCACACGTAACTTAGTgtttaaaaataaacaataattatatttaataaatatcttaatacatatttatatgatatatattaAAAATCGTAGCAAAGTATGGACAACTGGCTATTAATATATAAAGGTTCAAGTACTAAAACTATATTTTACTACAAGTATTTGtaaatatattttattatattaaTTTGATAATATATTGCTTTTTATATATTCTAGTACATAATAAATTATAATTTAAAAATAGATATATTGATAGAGTAAATAATGGAGTACATTTGTGTATAATTAATAACTTTAATAGTTTAATCTCACGATGATCATAGTAAAAAGTATGTCTGTGTATTAGTTTTTGCTAACGTACATTCAGTTTATCGTAGGAAAATCATTCGTCGTCCACTCGTTTATGTAGAGAGGCCGATGCGAATCCAGCTGTCAGGCAAGTCGCTAGCTTGTTCTCTGCTACGTTCAGAAATGGGACAGGCACTGTACGGCGCCTGCTACTCGTGGTAAAACTCAGAACAAGGTAGTGATTCATATGTTTCGCTTCCCGTTTCTAGTGAGCATTATATTATTGTTCCAAGACAATATTACACGACATAAAAAAAAACATCAGATCTCTCTTCAAGACACAAACTTTTTCCAGCCCAAATCGGCCTGCTCCAGGCTCTGTCTAACCTGTAGCCCGTGCCCCGTGTCTTAAGAAACCCCAGCGGCCCAAGGTTGGAAAAGCAACgccctcttgtgcaaaatatttaaaTAAAAATATAGGTCACTGAGTACGCAAACATTGAACTGGCGAATCAAGAATTTGTGTAGTTCACCTAATCTACAAAAACAAGGTCAAtggggggaggggggggggggggggggggggggggggaggccgTATTTAAAGTCTAAAATGGGTTAACGAGACTGGAAACGTAAGATTGATTGATCTAGTCATCATATAACAATCTGTTTGTTGGTTTTCTTTACTTTTTTGACATAACTTACACTCCCTCCATTCTTGAATTAATTAATTTAAGCCAATTTTTTTTGTCAAGTTTGACCAAACATATACAAAAATACAACAACATTCATGACAAATTAATTATAAAGATATATCCCATGGTGTATCTAATAATATTAGTTTAGTGTCATAAATCTTGATGCACTTTTTTACAAATCTGGTTAAACTTTAAAAAGTTCAACTTAAAATTATTATTAAAAAATGATCCATCCAGTGACAGAGAAAATAATATATAGAGTATCTCTAACAGGGTGACTCAAAATAGTATATCCAGATTACGTCATGGTGTGTCGTGTAAGTATATGTTTTTTATAACAAAATTGTAAAAAAAATGAACTATTTTTTTATGAATTGAGCCATACATTTGAAGATAAAAATAATAAGGCACTGTTGAAATGCTCTAAGCATATATTTGCTTAGAAGTAAATCAAGGGGTGCCATATTTTTTAATGAAATGAAAATAGATATATGATTCAAATGATagccatactcttggcctctacCTAAAAGTATTTGACAGAATGCGTGACCTGATAGCAGAAAAATATTTAGGTAAATTCTCGCTAGGCACTGGATCAATAAACTCGTGGATCAGACGCAAAAATCAGACGCAAGCAACAGACAGAGACAAGCCACCACCACCGTTTCGTTTCGTTTCGTTTCGTTCCGTGATGCCAACCACCTGCCGGCCGGCCCTTTTCCATTGGCGATCGAGCAAACGCGACTTTTCCAGCATCGTCAGCTCGGGACATGGTTCACGGCTCCGTCGTGACGACTATGCCGTCCCCTCGCCAAATTCGTCGTGCCCACACCGGACAAGGACGAGGGCTGCAGTTGCTCCGTGCCCATGCCCATGACGTGGCGGAGCTCGCCTACCCTGGCCTACAAGACCCGCACGCACACGTTTGCGTCAACGAACGAACACGACGCCGCGAGATTTTTCCGACCTAACCTTCCTTGCGAACTCCGCCACCGCGTCCCTGCGTTATAGGGCCGTCGACGACGACGGGTTGCGCGTCCCCGCCTCATTCGCGCGACCATGGACACGGACACGGACACGACGACGTCCACCGGCTCCCGCCTCCATCCCGCGGCCGGACATGTACGCTCATTGGCCGCCCGGGGCGCCGAGAGCCTCGTCACCTGCGTCTTCGCGACGGGTCAGTCGGTTCGTTAATAgctgctgcgcttttagccgatcCATTCATTTGTTCGCCGACCCGATGCTGCTGTGCTGCCACTGCCAGTGGGCACGGTCCTCGGCGCGATCACCGGTGGCCTCATCGGCCTGGCCACGGAGACGGGCGTGCTGCGCGGCACGGGCGTCGGCGGCATCACGGGCGCGCTGGTGTCCATGGAGGTCGTCGAGTCGCTGTGGCGCTCCGACGAGCCGGCAATCTGGAGCGTCGTCTACGTGGTCGGTGGCGCACGCTCCCACGCTTTCATTTCGCCGGCCGGGCCGCCCCGTACTCATTTCCTTCCTTGGTCTTGTGGTTTTCTTTCTTTTAGCTCGATGTCATCTGGAGCTTGCTCACCGGCCGCCTTGTGCGCGAGAAGGTGGACCCCGCCGTGCTCAGCGCCGTCGAGAGCCAGGTGCGTCCGCGCGCGCCACACAGTCACGGAGTCACCTCAAACCTTACTCTCTTCCATGGCGGCACGCCCTCGTCGGTTCCTGCAGATGAGCGCAGCGGACACACCGGCCTTGCATGCAGACCACGCCGACATCTTCGACACGGGCGGCACCAACGGCATGGCGAGGGTCGCCATGGACGCGCTCCCCGTCGTTAGGTTCACCGAGCGCAGCAACGTCGACGCCAGCGGCGAGCTCATCGCCTGTTCGGTTTGCCTCCAGGTACTCTACTGtttagctgctgctgctgctacgtcCACACGCGCACTTCTGATGACTATCTCTATCTTTGCCTCCGCAGGAATTCCAAGCCGGCGACAGCGCGAGGAGCCTGCCGGTGTGCCGCCACACGTTCCACCTGCCGTGCATCGACGGCTGGCTGCTCCGGCACGCCTCCTGCCCCTTGTGCCGCCGCGCTGTCTAGGCCGCGCCCGTTCCTCTACCCTCAAGGATAGCCGCCACCAGAGCTGCTCTGACAAGCGACACCCGTTCCTTCAGGCTGTAGCCGTACGCACACTGGCAGCGTGATTTTTCTGTAGCTCATCAGATGATTCAGATGGGCGTTATGTAAACATTGGTTAATTTTTAACAAATGCAAGTGGTGCACATGGCGATGGCCACATACATACCTGACAGTCACATGGAACGAGCagcagcacagcacagcaccacAATAGATCGAATCCCCACCGATATCAAGCTAAAAGGATAATTACAAGCACAGCAGGTCGCCCACAAGAATGACCCTACTACCTTCAAGCAACCAACCAACCAAACCAAACAACATGGTACTCTCTACACGCTAAAATCAGACAAAGATTCTAGGGGCCCAAAAACTGGGCCAATGCAGCTAGCTAGGTCCTAACACATGCAGATTACCATCATCCACCACTATGTGAGCCTTCTCTGAATCCTTGCCATGGGCTCGGCCTAGGAGGTCTTCGTAGAGCTTCACCGAATCCTTCGAGAACTCAGCCAGCGACTCGAAGATGCTGGCGAGGCCGATCTTGAACCCGTTGAGAGTGACGTCGTGCGTGTCCCGCATGCACGCATGATGCTTCCCTTTCTCTGCCTCGATCCTCCTCTTTAGGAGGTTCAGCACCTCTTTCTTCTCCGACAGGTGCTCCATGCGCTGCTTGGCGTCTGTCTCAGGACTGTGCTCCAGAAGCTTGGTGCCTATGATCCTGTTCTCTGCCCTTTTGTAGGCGGTCAGCTTCTTGTCCAGCTCCTTTGCCAGGCTGTCCACCTTCCTTTTCTGCTGCTGCTCCTCTCCTTGCTTCAGCCATAGCACCCTCACGCTCCTGAGAAAATTCCTCATGGTGAACGAGACCCGCTTGCTCGGAAACTTGGACATTGTAGTGTACCAGTCATGGCACATCACAACTAGAGTTGGAGCACCAGCTCTATCTGGAGCAATCGACGAGATCCCCCGCGAGTACCGGATGGTGTCGGTCAGAACAAACTTGGATAGCCAGCCATCAAGAGCCTCGATATACGCTTTCTGAGCATTGAAATAGCTAGTAAAGCAGGATCTCCAGTTCCTCAGCTCAACCTCCAACTTCAGAGTTGCATGACGCTGTGCATCGTTGCAGAATTTGCCATAAGCAGGGCATGTAAATGAATTCACCTCGAACATAATCTGCCTCTGGGTTTCATGCGAGTCCACCATTATTTTCCAAGATTTTGTAAAGCTGCAGAGAGGCAGCCAATTCATCAGTACCGATTTGAAATGGAAATTGCATACATACAAACGGAGGATGGCTTACCCCTGCAACAGCTCGACGAGTTGTGGCTGCAGTTCCTCGTCCCGTAACTTTTGTATTCTATCAGATATGGATTCCGCTGCTCGTAGAGAAACCCAGATTCTTGTGTACAGGTCTCTAACAGTTGTCCTGGTTTTTTCAGCACAACGCAGCTCTGAACCTTTGGCATCTTGGTTCCTCAGCTGAACACATTTCTTCTCATAGGTTTGTCGGATTTGATCTATAACCTGCCACAGGATTGAGCTCAAATCGTGTCAACACAGATGTACAAGAAATCAATACCACAGATTAGCTTGTTGGACCACCCCCTACGATGGCTGCTCAACAGTGAGGCCAAAGATTAAGTTATAAATGGACATAAGAAACACATTCTAGTCATTAAATATTGCGAAAATATACCATGTGCTCGCAATTTCGGAAATGTCAGATCATCATGGGTTTATATAAGGAGACATCACACAACTAATCCCCTGGCTCAAATAACCAGTAGCAGGACATGGCGAAAGAGGTGTGGCTACTCAACCAGAGAATAATGGAATTCTATTATCTATGCTACCAAATAAACTGTAAAAGGACTCCAACAAACGCAGAGGCCAAGAACTCAGTGAAAATTCAAGAAC contains these protein-coding regions:
- the LOC100284922 gene encoding RING-H2 finger protein ATL2B gives rise to the protein MDTDTDTTTSTGSRLHPAAGHVRSLAARGAESLVTCVFATVGTVLGAITGGLIGLATETGVLRGTGVGGITGALVSMEVVESLWRSDEPAIWSVVYVLDVIWSLLTGRLVREKVDPAVLSAVESQMSAADTPALHADHADIFDTGGTNGMARVAMDALPVVRFTERSNVDASGELIACSVCLQEFQAGDSARSLPVCRHTFHLPCIDGWLLRHASCPLCRRAV